The Larus michahellis chromosome 16, bLarMic1.1, whole genome shotgun sequence genome has a segment encoding these proteins:
- the LOC141732207 gene encoding olfactory receptor 6B1-like, with protein MDTKLAVLEYGSQTFWGLELTFTKRGAVFVHLSQHERDRVISEVTLLGFSHHPGLQVPLFLLFLMIYIMTMAANISIVVLVVADWHFHTPMYFFLGNLSCLEVCYSSTILPRLLASFLAGNRAISIHCCILQFYCFGSLTAAECCLLAVMSLDRYVAICRPLHYAALMRVRSCLHLAAGSWISGFLSTIANTYWMSGMALCGPTDLDHFFCDFTPLLKLFCSDTSLMALVTLLLSALFTLPPFLLTLTSYMCIITAILRIPSSTGRHKAFSTCSSHLIVVTLYYGTIIFVYVLPDTDTLRPLNKLFSLFYTVITPFANPLIYSLRNREVRETLRRAFTVRVCTA; from the exons ATGGACACAAAACTGGCCGTGCTAGAATATGGATCACAGACGTTCTGGGGACTTGAGCTTACcttcacaa AGAGAGGTGCGGTGTTTGTGCATCTGTCACAGCATGAGAGAGACAGAGTCATCTCTG AAGTCACCCTCCTGGGATTCAGCCATCACCCTGGGCTGCAGGTTCCTCTATTCCTGCTTTTCCTGATGATCTACATCATGACCATGGCTGCAAACATCTCCATTGTTGTGCTAGTGGTGGCTGACTGGCACTTTCATACCCCCATGTACTTTTTCCTTGGCAACTTGTCCTGCCTAGAGGTCTGCTACAGCTCCACCatcctgcccaggctgctggccAGCTTCTTGGCAGGCAACAGGGCCATCTCCATTCACTGCTGCATCCTGCAGTTCTATTGCTTTGGTTCTCTGACAGCAGCAGAGTGTTGTCTCCTGGCTGTGATGTCACTGGACCGCTACGTGGCCATCTGCAGACCGCTGCACTATGCAGCCTTGATGAGAGTTAGGTCCTGCCTGCACCTGGCAGCCGGGTCATGGATCAGTGGGTTCCTGTCCACCATTGCCAACACCTACTGGATGTCAGGCATGGCCTTATGTGGTCCCACTGATCTCGACCATTTCTTCTGTGATTTCACCCCTCTGTTAAAACTGTTCTGCTCTGACACCAGCCTGATGGCTCTAGTGAcattgctgctttctgctttgttcactctgccccccttcctcctcacactcacCTCCTACATGTGCATCATCACAGCCATCCTGAGAATCCCATCCTCCACTGGtcggcacaaagccttctccacctgcTCCTCCCACCTCATTGTGGTCACCCTCTACTATGGAACCATCATCTTTGTGTATGTCCTTCCAGATACTGACACGCTGAGGCCCCTGAACaaactcttctctctcttttatacTGTCATCACTCCTTTTGCTAATCCCTTGATCTACAGCCTGAGAAACCGTGAAGTCAGGGAGACCCTGAGGAGAGCTTTCACTGTTAGGGTCTGCACTGCCTAG